Proteins encoded by one window of Acinonyx jubatus isolate Ajub_Pintada_27869175 chromosome X, VMU_Ajub_asm_v1.0, whole genome shotgun sequence:
- the LOC113597689 gene encoding uncharacterized protein LOC113597689, producing the protein MSLNKRPTARWERRRGEKRAGVAAQCRLSAWSPQRRLLLLLPDSARVSVLPGLQFMPCTAEGRDGEERSRRRRRTPATNLLARLERGSEAPSTTSCLAEMTRGLLPPKISLRSPRVRGARATSSPPARCRAVPPPGPTAGALGVCACALQHEARARGLSVRQVRAASSFVFPPREPPRDRGALGARAQRCPRESQPWVSQSGAGGSEGILSGRGGCGTGRPPVER; encoded by the coding sequence ATGTCTCTTAACAAACGGCCGACAGCACGGTGGGAACGGCGACGGGGAGAGAAACGCGCCGGGGTCGCGGCTCAGTGCAGACTCTCTGCTTGGTCCCCGCAGAGACGACTGCTGCTATTGCTCCCCGACTCCGCTCGTGTCTCCGTCCTTCCTGGGCTTCAGTTCATGCCTTGCACCGCCGAGGGTCGAGACGGTGAGGAaaggagccgccgccgccgccgcacgCCCGCAACCAACTTGCTCGCTCGCCTCGAACGCGGGAGTGAAGCCCCGAGCACCACAAGCTGCCTGGCGGAAATGACGAGGGGCCTCCTGCCACCCAAAATATCTCTCCGCAGCCCTCGGGTGCGGGGCGCGCGCGCCACGAGCTCCCCGCCTGCTCGCTGCCGCGCGGTCCCGCCCCCGGGGCCGACGGCAGGCGCGCTAggcgtgtgcgcgtgcgcgctcCAGCACGAGGCCCGAGCCCGGGGTCTGTCAGTCAGGCAGGTGCGGGCGGCTAGCAGCTTCGTGTTCCCGCCCCGCGAGCCGCCCCGGGACAGAGGCGCGCTAGGAGCGCGTGCGCAGCGGTGTCCGCGCGAGTCCCAGCCCTGGGTCAGTCAGTCAGGTGCTGGCGGCTCGGAGGGGATTCTGAGCGGACGTGGCGGCTGCGGGACGGGCCGCCCACCAGTTGAACGCTGA